The following is a genomic window from Bos taurus isolate L1 Dominette 01449 registration number 42190680 breed Hereford chromosome 11, ARS-UCD2.0, whole genome shotgun sequence.
TTGCTTTTTAGAAGGCTTGGTCCCCAAACCCCAGGTTTGGCACAAACAGCTGCCACCagagcacagccctgccccttGGTAGGCAGGGTGCTGGGTGGCTTGCCCCAGAGCTATAGAAGCTGGCCAGAGTTAGCTCAGCTCTCTCCCTACCTGCCCCGAAGCACTTATGTTTTTGACAGAATCTTGAGTGAAGAGTCAAGGGTCTCAGCTGGGCTGCACCCCACAGGCCCCTCCGGGCGTCTCCACGCGGGCCGGGCCAGCTTCCTCAGGAGGGCGCAGGCGTGGAGCCCCCTTGCTTCTCTCAGTGCTTGGCACTCCCTCCCATCAGGAGGGTCTGTGCTTGTCCTAAACCCTGTCCCTGGTTCCACTGTGGGCTGAGGCTTGGAGTCGCTCCCAGGGGAAGCGGGGGCAGTCTCCCTGCAGAGAGAGGCCTTCCCCCGCTGGAGCGCTTGCGGCCACCTGGCTCCACCCTGCACCTTCTGACAGGCGGATCCAAGGCCCTCCCCTCGGGCTGCCCTGGTACTTGAATCACCCACAGGCCGACGGGGCTGCCCAGACCCCGCCCCGCAGCCCGGACGGTCAGAGGTCGTCCTCGACGGCGCCACTGTGCTCGCTGAGGAGGTACCACTTGAGCCTGTCGGGCAGAGGCAGGGCCTTGACCTTGGCGTCCACGGGCCACGGCTGAAGGCAGAGGCGGATGCACACGCGGCACAGGTGCTTGAGGGGCGGCGGGTAGCTCTCCAGCTGCCTCAGGGAGGAGTGCAGGGCCTGGATCTTGTCCGCCAGGCTGCCCACGGGGTGGATGTCGAAGCTCTCGGGCAGCCGCAGCTTCTGGGAGCTGGTCACCATGAGGTCCAGCACGGTCTCGGCCTTGCGCAGCAGGTCCGCGTGGCTCTCGTCCTCCGCGCAGCCCGGGTGGGAGCAGAGCCTCTCGAAGACGATGTGGAAGCCGGACCAGCAGGACGCGCCGTGCAGGGAGCAGTTGTAGGCGGCTCCCGACTCCAGCAGGAAGCGCAGCAGGGGGAAGTGGAGCTTGAAGCTCTTGAGGCAGATGTGCGTGAGGGACTCGTGGGCCGGGCACTCGCTGGGGTCGGCGCCGTGGGCCAGCAGCAGCTGCGTGACTTGGAAGCAAAAGCGATTGATCAGCTGGGCCTCCTCTTTGTCGCCTCCCACCGTCTCGCCCAGCAGGAAGATGATGCAGGTGAACACTGTGTCCCCGTCTTTGGTCGTGGCCTTGACGTCCGCCCCTAGGAGAGCCAGGAGGGggaagaaggtgggaggaggccTTCGGCCAGCGGAGCCGCGCCTCACGGGCCAGGGGGAGCCGCGTGGAAGGGCGGGGCTCACCTCCTTCCAGCAGGAGCCGGATGTTCTCGGTGTTGTGGACCTGCACCCCGTCACTGCTGGCCAGAGCGTGGAGCAGGGCCGTCTTACCTAGAGGGGGAGAGCTGGTGAGGCGGGGAGTGAGGGCTGGGGAAGCAGAGGTCAGGCTGGACggcctgggggtgggagaggaaatACCCTCAGGTCCAGATACTGAAGGCTAAAAACAACTGACCTGGGGGATTTCCCTGTGGCCTAGTGACTAGGACTCTGTGCACCCAGTGCTGGGGGTCTGGGTTTggtcccgggtcagggaactagatcccatgtgcaaCAACtcagacccggtgcagccaaatgaaaaaaaaaacaccaaaactggtggctcagtggtaaagaatccacctcagtgcaggagacacaggtttgatccctggtctggaagatcccatatCCGAAGAGCAACTAAGACCGTGCTggagagcccgggagccacagctcctgagtCCACATGCTCTAGGGCcagtgttccacaagagaagcctccgaAATGGAAAGCCTGCACGCCGCAACCGGAAAGTCGCCCCCACTCGCCAACTAGACAGACGTCCACATACcaacaaagacccggcacagccaaaaacaaaacaccaaactgACCTCTCAGCCACGGCTGAGGGTGACAAGTTTCTGGCCGTTTTCTCTCCACCGACACAAACACTGGACCAGAAGGGCCAGGAGAAGGAGGATTTTTCTGGACCCTGAAATGCTACCTGAGACCCAGCCTGGGTGGAAGGAAGCCCCATCACTCAGGAGCTGAGCACACAGGTCCAGCTCCTGCAGACGTCCTCGTGGGGCCAAGATGCACTGCCTCCCGAGCCTCTGTGAGTCAGCAGAAGACACCAGCGCGCACCAGCCATGCTCTGCCATCAGACGGGCTGCCTCCAGCCTGCCTAACGAGCCGTCACCCCCGCACGCCCGGGGTTACCTCACGAGGCAGTCTATCCTGCCCCAGCCCATCCTGCTTTTCTCCAGGAGCACCCACCATGCTTGTCGGCCGCATTGACGTCTGCTCCGAGGTCCAGGAGGCGTTGCAGGCAGGGCAGGCGCTCCGGCTCCTCGCTGGCTAGGTCCAGGGGGCTGCTCTCGTGGATCTGAGCCGAGAAAGCACAACCAGGTTGGCCCTGGGGCCTGTGAGCGGCTCAGGGCCCCGGCCACATCCCTCCTTCAGAGCAGGGCTGGCTCTTACCCGGTCCCTCCGGTTGATGTCGGCCCCGTGGCGCACCAGCAGCTCCACCATGTCAGGCTGGTTTCGCAGGACGGCGATATGCAGTGCCGTGTAGTAGGTGACGGGGTCTGAAGGCGCAGACACAGCTCACATCAGTCCTGCCCATCAGCACATTCTCACAGGATCCCAGGACCAGCCTGGCAGCCCAGCCCCAACACTCCAACCCAAGGGCTCCTGGCACCATAAGAGGTCAGGACACAGCTGTCCTCGTCGGATGCTAGGGTGCTCGGAGTCAGGCCTAAGTTCGGGTACTGGGGAGGCATTCCAATGAACGGACAAGTACTTAATCTGGGTTTTAGTCCCTTTTGTAAAATAGGACCTAAAACAAAACTGTGGGGAGGAACACCCACAAATGctcaaagctgggtctcccaaGTGACTGACTACAGAATGCCTCCCCCAGCTCCTTGACCTCCCAGGAGCCCAGCAGCCTCTGAGCCTGTCCTCCAAAAGGGAGGAAAGATACGCCTGGCACGTCCTGTATCAGCACAAAAACCCCCATTTGGGAACAAGTCAGTCCCGAGTGTCTCCCGGCTGACCTTGTCTCccgccccagccccccacccagggcaaaacaaagagggaaggaagatggCTCCCTCAGCACCTCCCGGGCACACCAGCCGGACGCCAACACCGTCAGTCTGTGATTTATGCCCAGTGTCTTATCTGTTTCCCCCCTCTCCCCGTGGCTCAGAACCAGCGGCAGAAAATTACTTTCCCTTAGCTCTGGGCACAGCGCCAGCAGCCCCATTTTCGCATTAATGGAAGCAAGGACTTAACTGGGAGCTGGAGGAAAGTTTGCTAAGTCAATCGCCTGACAGGAGCAGTGACAAACCTGCTCCGAGCAGAGGCGGTTAAGGGCCTCTGGGAAACCTGCAGGCTGGGAGGCCACCCAGTGCGGGCTTCCTCGGGCATCACCCCTGAGACAGATGAGGGCAGAGCCTGGAGGCTtgaccacccacccacccccaccccccacccccgcccaggcCACACCTAAGCCATCTGTCCaccccagccctccaggctccggaGGACCTTCAAAGTTGAGGTTGGCTCCATTCCGCAGGAGCACGGCAGCTGCGCGTGTCAGCCCCAGCTCGGCCATCTTCAGCAGGGCGTTGCTCACGCCTTCCTGGTAAAATGGAGAGTGGGCTTTTCTTTCCAGCAGCTCGGTGAGAACAAGGATGCGGCTCTCCTCGCTGGTGGCATAACTGGGCCTGGGGCAGGAGAGAGGACCAGCTGAGGGTGGGACAAGCTGGCTTGGCACCCTGCGGGTAGGTGGCCTTTGGTCTCCTGCAGTCACCCCCCActtcgcccccacccccaccccaggcagggCCCTGGCTCCATGGGGCAGAAAGTCTCTTCCGAAAAGGGTGGGAGAAAGGACCAAGCAAGATCTTTTCAATGGAGCAGACTCCTCAGGTTTGCTGAGAAAGGATTGGGGCTGTCATCAACCTCCTTCCAAGTTACCCATACAACCTGGCCCCTGGCTTGGGTACAAAGCCTCATACACCTGCGCTGTCAGCACTGAAGGGAACCCTTGCGGCCAAGGGCAAGAACCAGACACCGACTGACCCGGGGCTGCAGAAGGTGCTGCACCCCAGCTCAGGCCATCCCGCAGCCAGGGCGGTCAGCAGACCTCCCGAAGCCCGATCACACTCAGAGACGTTCGGTCCACCGAAGGCAGAGGGACCCAGAAAGCCCTTTGCTCCACAGCCCCAACCCGCCTACCCCCCTCGCCAATTCCAACTGATGCCCGAAACACACCCCCGATCCCCCTCTCCTCGGCTCTTTTCTCCGCTCCACGTAAGGCAGTATATACCACTTTAATCACTGTCAGCCTCTCCTCTCTGGGAGCACGATCACCACGAAGGCTGAGGGTTTTAGCTCGCCAATGTAGCCTCTAAACGATGCTTTCTGAACAGCCTTCCCACAGGTTCATGTATGACAGACCCGCGCCTGTCTATACCAAACGGGAAACTCGGGGCTACAGAAAGCTCATCCCGCGCCGCGTTTACCGATTACACCCTGCCCCTCTGCAACTCCAGGTAGAGGGCACAGGACAGGCAGGGCGCAGGGTGGGGCGCTGAGGCAGAGGCCCTGCCGCCACCCAGCCCCACGGCCCTCCCTGAGCGGGCCGCGGCCGCCTCCACCCATCCCCGCCCGCCCTCGGTCTCATCTGACAGATGAGGACACCGCCCGCCATATTTATGGCgacaaggaaaggggtgccgcgCCGGTCTGAGGCGGGGGAGGGCGCGAGTTACCCGTCCAGGGGCTCCTGCCGCTCGGGGTCCTGGATGCCCAAGGAGCCCAGGATAGCATCCACGAGCGGCTGGTACTCGAAGATAATCCTCCGGAAGCCATGCAGGAACGGCATGGCGGCGGCCGCACCTTCCACCGAGGCGGAGACGCCGACTGGGGTGCGTCGCGGGGCCCGCAGTCCTGACCAGGTTCGGCCACTCGCTAGGTCCAGtcccccgccccgcgcccggcTCGGTGCACCGCCCAACCCGGGGCTACGCGCCGGAAGTCATCCGCGCGCTTCCGGCCCGCTCAGGCCCCGGGGAAGGGACCGGGCGGCGGCGACAGCGCCCTCTGCGGGTTCGGAGGATCGTGGTGCGATTGGGTGAGCAAGCTCGGGGTGTCTTGTGGGGGCAGCCCGCAGGACTGGAGGGCGCAGACCCGCAGCCAAGTCCGATCCCAGCCCTAGGCCCGCAAACTCCTTTCCCGGCCCGACCCGGCTCCGCCTTGCTATCCCGCTCGCGGCCGCTGGGCGCCGTCCGAGCTCCGCCCATTGAGCGAGTACACACCGGGCGGATCCTTTCCCAGCTCCCAGGAAGGCTGGACCCCCGGTGCCCCCGACTTGGGTGGGAGTTGGGTCGGACCACGGTTGGGCCTGGCTTTCACCTTCTCCCCACTCTGACTGAACTACACCCACCCCGACGGGCGATGAGGACGATTCCTTAGCCCTTGCAGCCTACTGGGGCTTCTTCCACTTTCTGCCTTGATGGACTCAATGaacttcactttcttcatctgtaaaatggggataatcaaaCCCACGCAAGATCTTGGGTCAAGAGCTCTGTTACTGTCAGTCGAATCTAACAGGAAGGAGCCCAAGGCTGGGGCCACTTTTCTAGGGAGTAGCGTCAGGCCTTGGGCCTCGCATTCAAACGTCCACAACCTTGAGGCCCACGGTGGAGCCCTGATGTCTTCGTGATTCTGGAAAGCCCGTCGTGCAGGGGTGCACCAGTCCCAGCCGCTCAGGTGGCAGCCTTGGTCTCCCAtcgccccccaccctccaccacgTGGGCTTGGGAGTCTCTCCCACCTGACACGTGTCAGGGACAAGTCTTGTTGAAGGAAGTGGAAAACGTTTAGAGATGAATTTAAAGACAATCCCATGTGCCTAcgattaaacattaaaaaatgggtAGAGTAGGGCTCCCCAATCCCGCCCCGACCCCGTCCACCAAGAAAAACCCAATCCAAAGCCTTCCAGGTCCAGCTATGGGGACCCAGCAGGGTCCAGTATGCAGCAAGGGCTGGACAATTGCTTGCTTATAATTCTTCAGTTTATAAGGTTGTTGTGCAGATCAAGGGATGAACCTTTAAAATCCCCATCAGGTCTCAGAAGACCTAATTTTGCTTCCCCCTCCATTGCCTAAAGGGGCAAGAAAAGTGGTAGGGGGATCAGCagggaatctgcctgtaattcaggaaacctgggttcaatccctgggtcaggaagatcccctggaagaggaaatgacaacccactccagtattcttgcctggagaattccacggacagaggagcctggctgactacagtccatggggtcacaaaaagttggacacgactaagcgactaacacacacacacacacacacacacacacacacacacacacgtggcaAGCTTGCCAGAAGGGGCTCCAGACTACAAAGTCCCTCATTTCCAGCACACGTCTGCCTTGGTTCTCACTCCAGGAAGAAGTATCTTCTCCTTAAGTGAAACTGGGAAATTTATTTTACTCACACAGAAGCGGAGATTTCCAGCTTGTCTTGTAAAAGCAGAAGACTGGACACTTGGGCCCAAATTCCTACCTGGCAACAAGATCCCTCTGGATGGGACCCTTGCTCTGGTGTACCTCAGTCTCCGCAGGAGTTCCCTTGGGGGTCTGGGAATGCCTGCCCCTTTTTGAAGGATTCACACCCCACCTGTCAATTGATCCCGGGGCCCTGAATGGCACAGGCACCCCCAGGTGACCCCCGGGTTTCACAGTGATCCCGAGTCACTTGCTCCATGGCACAGGTGAGGGGCCTGAGGGGCCTGGAGAAGGCTAGAGCACGTGGTCAGTAACGACAGGCGGCCCATCTTCTAGACCATTCTATAGGGTCCAGGGCAGAACTGGGAGGGGTGGACACAGCCTGGCCCAAGGCCAGCCTCAACCCTGGCTTCATTCATTCCTTGAGACTGTGAGAACAAAGCACCAggaactgggtggcttaaaacaacagaaatctgtTCTCTCTCAGTCCTGGGAGCCAGAACTCTGACCTCAAAGTGTCAGCAGGACCATGCTCCCTCTGAAGACAATAGAGAAGGTTTTTAGCATCTCTGGGCATGgcttgtgttggtctctgcctggacatggaacaacagactggttccaaataggtaaaggagtacatcaaggctgtacattgtcaccctgcttatttaacttacatgcagagtacatcatgagaaatgctgggctggaggaagcacaagttggaatcaagattgctgagagaaatatcaataacctcagataggcagatgacaccacccttatggcagaaagtgaagaactaaagagcctcttgatgaaagtgaaagaggagagtgaaaaagttggcttaaagctcaacattcagaaaactaagatcat
Proteins encoded in this region:
- the ASB6 gene encoding ankyrin repeat and SOCS box protein 6, coding for MPFLHGFRRIIFEYQPLVDAILGSLGIQDPERQEPLDGPSYATSEESRILVLTELLERKAHSPFYQEGVSNALLKMAELGLTRAAAVLLRNGANLNFEDPVTYYTALHIAVLRNQPDMVELLVRHGADINRRDRIHESSPLDLASEEPERLPCLQRLLDLGADVNAADKHGKTALLHALASSDGVQVHNTENIRLLLEGGADVKATTKDGDTVFTCIIFLLGETVGGDKEEAQLINRFCFQVTQLLLAHGADPSECPAHESLTHICLKSFKLHFPLLRFLLESGAAYNCSLHGASCWSGFHIVFERLCSHPGCAEDESHADLLRKAETVLDLMVTSSQKLRLPESFDIHPVGSLADKIQALHSSLRQLESYPPPLKHLCRVCIRLCLQPWPVDAKVKALPLPDRLKWYLLSEHSGAVEDDL
- the ASB6 gene encoding ankyrin repeat and SOCS box protein 6 isoform X1, with the protein product MPFLHGFRRIIFEYQPLVDAILGSLGIQDPERQEPLDGPSYATSEESRILVLTELLERKAHSPFYQEGVSNALLKMAELGLTRAAAVLLRNGANLNFEDPVTYYTALHIAVLRNQPDMVELLVRHGADINRRDRIHESSPLDLASEEPERLPCLQRLLDLGADVNAADKHGKTALLHALASSDGVQVHNTENIRLLLEGVTQLLLAHGADPSECPAHESLTHICLKSFKLHFPLLRFLLESGAAYNCSLHGASCWSGFHIVFERLCSHPGCAEDESHADLLRKAETVLDLMVTSSQKLRLPESFDIHPVGSLADKIQALHSSLRQLESYPPPLKHLCRVCIRLCLQPWPVDAKVKALPLPDRLKWYLLSEHSGAVEDDL